From Elusimicrobiaceae bacterium, one genomic window encodes:
- a CDS encoding DJ-1/PfpI family protein, whose amino-acid sequence MKVCMIVTNGFEEMEAVGTYALLRRGGLEVDVYSLRGAEATGRFGLTCTELKPFSEFKDDNYAALILPGGPQWQELEASQGVQDLLKEFASSNRLIAAICASPTILGRAGLLQGKNYTCYTAMNEDFGGTFHEDYAVTDGKIITAKSAAATFDFAFSILRALCGEETVQETKKDIYYQD is encoded by the coding sequence ATGAAAGTATGTATGATTGTGACAAACGGATTTGAAGAAATGGAAGCGGTAGGCACCTATGCCCTGCTGCGCAGAGGCGGGCTGGAAGTGGACGTATATAGCCTGCGCGGAGCAGAAGCCACAGGACGCTTTGGCCTGACGTGTACGGAGCTTAAACCATTTAGCGAGTTCAAAGATGATAATTATGCCGCCCTCATTTTGCCCGGCGGTCCCCAATGGCAAGAATTGGAAGCTAGTCAAGGGGTGCAAGATTTATTAAAAGAATTTGCTTCTTCCAACAGACTTATTGCCGCTATCTGCGCCAGCCCCACTATTTTAGGTAGAGCAGGCCTTTTGCAAGGGAAAAATTACACTTGCTATACGGCCATGAATGAAGATTTCGGCGGTACTTTCCATGAAGATTACGCCGTCACAGACGGAAAAATTATTACCGCCAAAAGTGCAGCCGCTACCTTTGATTTTGCTTTTTCTATTTTACGCGCTCTTTGCGGTGAAGAAACCGTCCAAGAAACCAAAAAAGATATTTATTATCAAGACTAA